A genomic stretch from Strix aluco isolate bStrAlu1 chromosome 12, bStrAlu1.hap1, whole genome shotgun sequence includes:
- the RSL24D1 gene encoding putative ribosome biogenesis protein RLP24, producing the protein MRIEKCYFCSGPIYPGHGVMFVRNDCKVFRFCKSKCHRNFKKKRNPRKMRWTKAFRKAAGKELTVDNSFEFEKRRNEPVKYQRELWNKTVDAMKRVEEIKKKRQARYIMNRLKKSKELQKAEDIKEVKQNIHLLRAPHASTPKQLEDRMVQKLQEDVAMEEDS; encoded by the exons atGCGCATCGAGAAGTGCTACTTCTGCTCGGGGCCCATCTACCCGGGCCACGGCGTCATGTTCGTGCGCAACGACTGCAAG GTATTTagattctgcaaatcaaaatgccacagaaactttaaaaagaagCGAAATCCCAGAAAGATGAGATGGACCAAAGCATTTCGGAAAGCAGCTGGCAAAGAATTGACAGTG GATAATTCGTTTGAGTTTGAAAAACGTAGAAATGAACCAGTGAAATACCAGAGAGAGTTGTGGAACAAGACTG ttGATGcaatgaagagagtggaggaaataaagaaaaaacgcCAAGCTAGATATATTATGAACAG ATTAAAGAAGAGCAAAGAGTTGCAGAAGGCAGAAGACATCAAAGAAGTCAAACAGAATATCCACCTTCTTCGTGCTCCACATGCAA gTACACCAAAACAGCTGGAGGACAGAATGGTGCAGAAGCTACAAGAGGATGTGGCTATGGAAGAAGACTcttaa